The DNA region CGTGTACTTCTGACGCGCCATGGCATGGCTCCCGCGCGCATTGGCCGCGCTGTGCGTCGCGTCCGCGTGCGCGGCCGCATCCGCCGCCACGCTGCAGATCACGCCCGTGACGATCGAGCTGGCGCCGTCGGCGGCCGCCGCGAGCATGACGCTCAGCAATCCCGGCGGACAGCCGATCTACGGCCAGGTCCGCACCTATCGCTGGACGCAGCAAAACGGTGACGACGTGATGACGCCGACCGACACGCTCGCCGCGTCGCCGCCGCTGCTGCAGATCGGCGCGAACGCCGAGCAGCTGATCCGGCTCGTGCGCACGGGCCGCGGCGCGCCGCTCGCCGAGGAAAGCTATCGCGTGCTGATCGATGAACTGCCCGCGCCCGGCACGCCGGTCGCGAACGGCGTCACGATCCGGCTGCGCTACTCGGTCCCGGTATTCGTCGAGCCCGACGGCGCACCGGCGTCGCCAAAACTTGACTGGCGCGTCGAGCGTGACGGCGCGGGCACACGACTTGCGGTCGACAACCGCGGTGGACGGCGCGCGCAGATTTCCGCGGTTCGGCTCATCGACGCGCGCGGCACCGTGCATGACGTCACGCGCGGCCTGCTCGGCTATGCGCTCGCGGGCAGCACGCGGCGCTGGCCGCTCAAGCTGGATGCGGGCCCGGCGACATTCGTCAGGATCCAGGCGACCGTCAACGCGCAGCCGGTCGAAGCGCGGCTGACACCGCCCTGATCCGGCTCGGAAGGATCGCACGACGTTGCCCGTTCCGACGACGCGCATGGCCCTCCAGGCAGCCGGCCCCGCACGATACGCGCGGCCCGCCGCAGCGGTGCTTGCAATGGCGCTGGCGCTGCATGCAGGCACCGGCTGCGCGCAAACGGCGCCGGTGCAGGTGGCAGCCGCGCCGGTGCTGGTGCCCGTGCCTGCGCCCGTGCCTGCGTCCGTGCCTACTTCCGTGCCTGCGTCCGTGCCTGCGCCTGTGCCCGTGCCTGTGCCCGTGCCGGTGCCTACGCCCGTGCCTGCGCCAGTGCCTGCGCCCATGCCCATGCCCACGCCCACGCCCGCGCCCGCCTCCGACGCACTGTTTCTCGACGTCTCGCTCAATGGCGAACCGACGCACCGGATCGCACGCTTCCAGCAAATCGACGGACGCCTGTACGCGGCCTCCGCCGACCTGAACGACCTGGGTATCGCGACGAACGACCGGACGAACGACCGCACGCAGGAGCCGTCGAACGTGCTCGTCGCGCTCGACACGCTCGCCGGGCTGCGCTACGACTACGACGCGGGCCGGCAGACGCTCGACCTGCGCGTGCCCGATGCGCTGCGCATCCCGCACACGTTCGATACGCGCGCCCTCGCGGCCGCGCCGCCCGCCACGTCCGGCCGCGGCTTCGTGCTGAACTACGACGCCTACGCGCAGACCATCGCCCATGCGCCGCTCGCGGTCTGGAGCGAGGCGCGCTATTTCGACCCGTACGGCGTATTCAGCAGCACCGGCGTCGCGTATCTGTACGACGACCGCCGGCGCTACGTGCGCTACGACACGTCGTGGAGTCATTCGAACCCCGGCACGCTCACGACGACCCAGATCGGCGACACGATTTCGTCGTCGTTGTCGTGGACCCGCTCGCTGCGCATCGGCGGCGTGCAGTGGCGCAGCAATTTCGGCCTGCGTCCCGATCTGGTCACGTTTCCGGTACCCGCGCTGTCCGGCAGCGCGGTCGTGCCGACCTCGGTCGACCTGTACGTGAACAACGTGCGCCAGTTCAGCGGCAACGTGGCGAGCGGGCCGTTCGTGATCAACAGCGTGCCCGGCATCACCGGCGCGGGCAACGCAACGGTCATCACGCGCGACGCGCTCGGCCGCTCGATCGCGACGTCCATTCCGCTGTACGTCGACACGCGCCTGCTCGCCCCCGGCCTCGCCAGCTATTCGGCGGAAGCCGGGTTCCTGCGCCGCGCCTATGGCATCGATTCCTTCGACTACGCGCGCACGCCGGCCGCGAGCGGCTCGCTGCGCTACGGCATCAGCGAGCGCCTGACCGTCGAGGCGCATGCGGAAGCGACGGCCGGCGTCTACAACGCAGGCGCCGGCGCGCTTGCACGTCTGGGCGAACGCGGCGTGGCGAACGCGTCGCTGGCGCTCAGCGCGCCGGGCCGCACCGGCGTGCAGGCCGGCATCGGCTACCAGTACGTGACGCCGCGCTTCTCCATCGATGCGCAGACGCTGCGCGCCTTCGGCGACTACAGCGACCTCGGCAGCCGCGAAGGCGTGCCGGTATCGCGCGCCACCGACCGCGTCACGGTGTCATTCCCGTTCCTGCGCAGGCAGACGCTGTCGTTCAGCTATCTCGGCCTCAAGTATCCGGGCGTCGCCGCCTCGCGCATCGGCTCGGTCGCCTACCTGGTCAATCTCGGCGGGCTGACCTCGATCACGTTCAGCGGCTTCCAGGACCTCCGGCAGCGCGACACGCGCGGCTTCTTCGTGAGCCTGAGCATCGGGCTCGGCGGCAACACGTCCGTGTCGTTGAACGCCGGGCGGCAGAACGGCG from Burkholderia ambifaria AMMD includes:
- a CDS encoding fimbrial biogenesis chaperone, encoding MAWLPRALAALCVASACAAASAATLQITPVTIELAPSAAAASMTLSNPGGQPIYGQVRTYRWTQQNGDDVMTPTDTLAASPPLLQIGANAEQLIRLVRTGRGAPLAEESYRVLIDELPAPGTPVANGVTIRLRYSVPVFVEPDGAPASPKLDWRVERDGAGTRLAVDNRGGRRAQISAVRLIDARGTVHDVTRGLLGYALAGSTRRWPLKLDAGPATFVRIQATVNAQPVEARLTPP
- a CDS encoding fimbria/pilus outer membrane usher protein is translated as MPTPTPAPASDALFLDVSLNGEPTHRIARFQQIDGRLYAASADLNDLGIATNDRTNDRTQEPSNVLVALDTLAGLRYDYDAGRQTLDLRVPDALRIPHTFDTRALAAAPPATSGRGFVLNYDAYAQTIAHAPLAVWSEARYFDPYGVFSSTGVAYLYDDRRRYVRYDTSWSHSNPGTLTTTQIGDTISSSLSWTRSLRIGGVQWRSNFGLRPDLVTFPVPALSGSAVVPTSVDLYVNNVRQFSGNVASGPFVINSVPGITGAGNATVITRDALGRSIATSIPLYVDTRLLAPGLASYSAEAGFLRRAYGIDSFDYARTPAASGSLRYGISERLTVEAHAEATAGVYNAGAGALARLGERGVANASLALSAPGRTGVQAGIGYQYVTPRFSIDAQTLRAFGDYSDLGSREGVPVSRATDRVTVSFPFLRRQTLSFSYLGLKYPGVAASRIGSVAYLVNLGGLTSITFSGFQDLRQRDTRGFFVSLSIGLGGNTSVSLNAGRQNGDSTYTLSATRPPDYGGGVGWNVQAGANAGMRYAQGQLQYLGRAGEVTLLAQSFDGHRNASVDVTGAIVLMNGQLMTARRVDDGFALVSTDTGRVPVLHQNRMIGETDRAGYLLVPDLNAYQSNRVAIDGTALPADARIADTTLDVVPQARSGVLAHFAVTRYSAASIALRAPDGTPLPPGLEVRHVETGQRTIVGYDGLTFVDGLVANNHLEITGGGRDCAVAFAYQRPDDGTLPRIGPLTCGPR